A single window of Mycolicibacterium aurum DNA harbors:
- a CDS encoding DUF3027 domain-containing protein has product MTEPDHQHSVSGHEPDETVSAPETTEMTPALEAVLLGAVGDARAAIAEYSGEDTVGEYLGASFEDPTAATHRFLAELPGYRGWQWAVVVAAWPGAAHATISEVVLVPGPTALLAPKWVPWEERVRPGDLGPGDLLSPPSDDPRLAPGYTATGDPQIDEVAAEVGLGRRQVLSLWGRKDAAQRWHDGEYGPGSAMAKGTRRSCRDCGYYVPLGGALGVMFGVCANEYASDGHVVDAEFGCGAHSDTPAPAGTGSPLFDPYDDGVLDMVEPAES; this is encoded by the coding sequence AACCTGACCACCAGCACTCGGTCTCGGGTCACGAGCCGGACGAGACGGTGTCGGCGCCGGAGACCACGGAGATGACCCCTGCCCTGGAGGCGGTGCTGTTGGGCGCCGTCGGCGATGCCCGCGCCGCGATCGCGGAGTACAGCGGCGAGGACACCGTCGGGGAGTATCTCGGCGCGAGCTTCGAAGATCCCACCGCGGCCACCCACCGCTTCCTGGCTGAGCTGCCCGGCTACCGCGGCTGGCAGTGGGCCGTCGTCGTCGCCGCCTGGCCGGGGGCCGCGCACGCGACCATCAGCGAAGTCGTCCTCGTTCCCGGGCCCACCGCCCTGCTCGCACCCAAGTGGGTGCCCTGGGAAGAGCGGGTGCGTCCCGGCGACCTCGGCCCCGGCGACCTTCTCTCCCCGCCGTCCGACGACCCCCGGCTGGCCCCCGGCTATACCGCCACCGGCGATCCTCAGATCGACGAGGTGGCTGCGGAGGTCGGGCTGGGCCGCCGCCAGGTACTCAGCCTGTGGGGCCGCAAAGACGCCGCGCAACGCTGGCACGACGGTGAGTACGGCCCCGGCTCGGCGATGGCCAAAGGGACGCGACGGTCATGCCGGGACTGCGGCTACTACGTGCCGCTCGGCGGAGCGCTCGGTGTGATGTTCGGGGTGTGTGCCAACGAGTACGCCTCCGACGGACACGTCGTGGATGCCGAGTTCGGCTGCGGCGCGCACTCGGACACTCCGGCGCCGGCAGGCACCGGGTCGCCGCTGTTCGACCCGTACGACGACGGCGTGCTCGACATGGTCGAACCCGCCGAGAGCTAG